CCGTCAAACTTGACACCAACGGTTCCCGCCCGGAACTGGTATGCGGTTTGTTGGACGAAGGCCTTGTAGACGCCGTCGCGGTGGACTACAAGGTTCCCTTGCGGCTTTACGGCTGGCTGGTGGGCTTTAAAAACCCCGAATGCGTTGCGGCAACCATTGCCACCGTGTTGCGCCGCCGGTGCGGTTATGTCCGTACCACGATAGTGCCCGGTCTGCACACCGGGGAGTTGCTGGCCGAAATGGTGAAAGCCTTTCCCGAACTTAATAAAACAAACTATCGCTTGCAGGGTTTCCGCCCCGGGAGCTGTCTCGACCCGGCTTACAACAGTCTCCCGCCGATTGCACCGGAAGCGGTCTGCCGCCTGGCTGGAGAACTTCCATGGTTTAGGGAAGAACGCTCCAAAGCACAGTTAGAAATATATTAAAATCATACCGGGTGTGGTATATTTATCGGGGAAGCGCCGAACCGGCCGGTTTCGCCGGATGCATATACGGGGAGAGGGTTGCCGCTTGAATCATTATTCAGTCGAGGATGTACGCCTGCTGGCCAAGGAACACAAGGTCGAGTTCATCCGCCTGCAATTCACCGACATCTTCGGCGTCATGAAGAACGTGGCCATCACCATTGACCAACTGGACAAGGCGCTCAACAACGAATTGATGTTTGACGGTTCCTCGATCGAAGGCTTTGTCCGCATCGAGGAGTCCGACATGTATCTGCGCCCCGACCCGAACACCTTCGTCGTGTTTCCCTGGCAGGCCCAGGACGGGGCGGTGGCGCGGCTGATCTGCGACATCTACAACCCGGACGGCACCCCTTTCGAGGGCGACCCGCGCTACGTGCTGCGGCGCGCCGTCGCCGAGGCGGCCGCGCTGGGCTATACCATGTACGTCGGGCCGGAGGCGGAGTTCTTTCTCTTCCATGTGGACAAGGAAGGCGCGCCGACCACCCAGACCCACGACCGGGCCGGTTACTTCGACCTGGCGCCGGTGGACCACGGTGAGCAAGCGCGCCGGGACATGGTCTTAACCCTGCAAAACCTCGGCTTCGAGATCGAGGCCTCCCACCACGAACTCGCTCCCGGACAGCACGAGATCGACTTCAAATACGACGACGCCCTGGACGTGGCCGACAAAATCCTGACGTTTAAGTTCGTGGTCCGGGTGGTGGCCCAGCGCCACGGGCTGCACGCCACCTTCATGCCCAAGCCCCTGTTCGGCGTCGCCGGTTCGGGGATGCACTTAAACCAGTCGCTCGTCCGGGACGGGGTGAACGCCTTTTTCGACCCGGCGACCGAAACCCACCTTAGCACGGAGTGCCTGTACTACATCGGGGGCCTCCTGGAGCACGCCCGGGCGATGGCCGCCGTATTGAACCCGACGGTCAACTCCTACAAGCGGCTGGTCACCGGCTACGAAGCGCCGGTGTACATCGCCTGGTCCAATCGCAACCGCAGCCCCCTGATCCGTATCCCGGCCAAACGGGGCATGTCCACCCGGATCGAGCTGCGCAGCCCGGACCCGTCCTGCAACCCTTACCTGGCGCTCGCCGTTTGCCTCCAGGCCGGTCTGGACGGCATCAGGAAAAAGACGGCCCCGCCCCCGCCCTGTGACCAGAATATTTACGTGATGAGCGAGGCCGAGCGGCGGGGACTGAACATCGGGGCTTTGCCCGAGGACCTGCGGGAGGCGCTGGGGGAACTCCGGGGAAGCGCCCTGATGCGCCGGGCCCTGGGGGAACACGTGTTCAACCGGTATGTGGACGCCAAGCAGATCGAGTGGAACCGGTACCGGTGCCAGATCCACCCGTGGGAGCTGGAGGAGTACCTCACCAAGTTCTAAGCGAAAAACACTAAACCCTCCGCCACCGGAGGGTTTTAAGCGGCGCGCTATCCCCGGGTACGGTCAGTCATCGGTCCGGGCCCAAGTTTTTTTGCAGCGGTCTCCTAGACAAACGTTCCCTGGGGGCCGGCCATGCCCCCGCCCGGCGCGGTGGTGGGGGAGTATATGTGTTGGATGTGCTGCATCGTGTTTATGTCCATCACCGGCACCTGGTAGAAGCCCTTCTGGTTCATCCACTGGAAGATTTCGTACGCCATGTTGCTGTCGCTGACCGCCGCATGGGTGAGGAACTGCCGCAGGTCGGGATCGGCCGTCTCCAGGGCCGCCCGCATGGCGCCGACGGCGCCGCACTTGTGGGCAATGAGCGCGCCGGTGGCGATGGTCCGGTCGGAGAGCCTGCTCGTGTCCGGGTGCGGGACAATGGGGCGTTCGGTCTGTTGCGTTCCGTACCGTACGCTCTGCACATTCCGCGCATGGTAGGGATCGACCGGCATTCCCCGCCCCTGCATCAGGTTCAAGGCCGCGTTGTAGTCCTGGATCATCCGGTCCTTGTGCCGTTCTAGGATTGACTTGAGCTGGGGATCATCCGCCTGCGCGGCATATAAGGCGTGATGCTCGATCTTGCACACTTTGGCCGTAAGGAACTCGTGCATGTCAACCGCTTCGTGGATACCCATCCGCATCGTCATCGGGTAAAACCCCCTAATCATTAGACTTTGAAGTCTATTCTCCCTGTCCGCGGATCAAGTATGCGCCGGAAAGGTCAGGACTGACGCGTGAAAAATAGCCGCAACGCGGGGGAAATTATCCCTCCGATTATGTTGCCCGCGGTTCAGGCATAAATGAAAGGAGAGAGACCCGGAGGGGGGTTATGACCGGAAGGGGGTTATGGCCTTGACGGTGATCGGCATCACCTGTCTTCAGGAGCACGAGCACGGGCAGGTCTTTTTGCCCGAGACCTACTTCCGGGCCGTGGAAAGGGCGGGGGGAATTCCGGTCTTGCTGCCTCCGCTCAGCCCGGGGCTGGGCGTCGGACGCTTGGTCGAACTGGTGAACGGCATTCTTCTGGCCGGGGGCGAGGATGTGGACCCGGTGTTCTTCGGTGAGGAGCCGCTGCCGGATACCGGTGTGATCACCCCCGAGCGGGACATCTTCGAGATCGCCCTGGTCCGGCGGGCACTGCACGCGGGCCGGCCCGTCCTCGGCATTTGCCGGGGAATGCAGGTGCTGAACATCGCCGTCGGCGGCGACATCCACCAGGACGTGTTCCGGGCGGGAGCCCGGATCAAGCACTACCAAGAGGCGCCCCGGTGGCACCCGACCCACCGGCTGCACGTGCGCCCCGGTTCGTTGCTGGCCCGGATTCTAGGGGACGGCGCCTTGCGGGTGAACAGCCTGCACCACCAGGCCGTCCGGCGTTTGGCGCCCGGCCTTTGTGTTTCGGCCCGGGCGGGGGACGGGATCATCGAAGCCATCGAGGGGAGCGGCCCGGCCTTTGTGCTCGGAGTGCAGTTCCACCCGGAAAGCATGTACGAGCGTGAACCGGTGTTTTTAAACCTCTTCGCCGCGCTGGTCGGGGCCGCCCAGCGCTCCTGGAACCAAAATCCGCTGCAGGAAACGGCCGACCGGAAGCAAACTATCCCGTAGGAGGTGCAATGCAAGATGCTGGCTTATCGGCATGCACTGGTAATGCTGGACAGGATGGGATCTGGTCGTGAACGTCAGGACCGCGAACATATTGAACAAGTTATAAAGGGCAATCTCTCAGTTAGCGGCTGGGGCGATCGTACGGCAGGGGGTGCGTCGGATCGCGCCTGCGCAAGGCTATCAAGCCTCCTTGGTTTTAGTCGTTAGACAAGATTTGCCAGGATTTTGTTCCCATTGGTTTTGGTTGTTGCAGGTAATCACCACCTTCTGATAAGATAAGCCTGTACACCACCCAAGGAGTTGGCAACAGGCATGGCAGACAACAGCGACACATTGAAACAAATCCTTGAGCAGCTAAAGGCACAGGGTAAGCAGCTAAAGGCACAGGGTAAGCAGCTAAAGGCACAGGGTGAGCAGCTAAAGGCACAGGGTGAGCAGCTAAAGGCACAGGGTGAGCAGCTAAAGGCACAGGGTGAGCAGCTAAAGGCACAGGGTGAGCAGCTAAAGGCCCAAGGCCAAGACCTGGAACGCATGGAGAAAGGCCAGCAGAAGATCGCCAGCGACCTGACCAAGC
The sequence above is drawn from the Bacillota bacterium genome and encodes:
- a CDS encoding spore coat protein, whose product is MTMRMGIHEAVDMHEFLTAKVCKIEHHALYAAQADDPQLKSILERHKDRMIQDYNAALNLMQGRGMPVDPYHARNVQSVRYGTQQTERPIVPHPDTSRLSDRTIATGALIAHKCGAVGAMRAALETADPDLRQFLTHAAVSDSNMAYEIFQWMNQKGFYQVPVMDINTMQHIQHIYSPTTAPGGGMAGPQGTFV
- a CDS encoding gamma-glutamyl-gamma-aminobutyrate hydrolase family protein: MALTVIGITCLQEHEHGQVFLPETYFRAVERAGGIPVLLPPLSPGLGVGRLVELVNGILLAGGEDVDPVFFGEEPLPDTGVITPERDIFEIALVRRALHAGRPVLGICRGMQVLNIAVGGDIHQDVFRAGARIKHYQEAPRWHPTHRLHVRPGSLLARILGDGALRVNSLHHQAVRRLAPGLCVSARAGDGIIEAIEGSGPAFVLGVQFHPESMYEREPVFLNLFAALVGAAQRSWNQNPLQETADRKQTIP
- a CDS encoding anaerobic ribonucleoside-triphosphate reductase activating protein, whose product is MMIECGGFNKLSLVDWPGKIAATVFLRRCNFRCPWCHNLGLVETSEKDTPVPVDDVLCYLKTRRAMLDGLVVTGGEPTLSHRLSLFLARVKEIGLPVKLDTNGSRPELVCGLLDEGLVDAVAVDYKVPLRLYGWLVGFKNPECVAATIATVLRRRCGYVRTTIVPGLHTGELLAEMVKAFPELNKTNYRLQGFRPGSCLDPAYNSLPPIAPEAVCRLAGELPWFREERSKAQLEIY
- the glnA gene encoding type I glutamate--ammonia ligase, with amino-acid sequence MHIRGEGCRLNHYSVEDVRLLAKEHKVEFIRLQFTDIFGVMKNVAITIDQLDKALNNELMFDGSSIEGFVRIEESDMYLRPDPNTFVVFPWQAQDGAVARLICDIYNPDGTPFEGDPRYVLRRAVAEAAALGYTMYVGPEAEFFLFHVDKEGAPTTQTHDRAGYFDLAPVDHGEQARRDMVLTLQNLGFEIEASHHELAPGQHEIDFKYDDALDVADKILTFKFVVRVVAQRHGLHATFMPKPLFGVAGSGMHLNQSLVRDGVNAFFDPATETHLSTECLYYIGGLLEHARAMAAVLNPTVNSYKRLVTGYEAPVYIAWSNRNRSPLIRIPAKRGMSTRIELRSPDPSCNPYLALAVCLQAGLDGIRKKTAPPPPCDQNIYVMSEAERRGLNIGALPEDLREALGELRGSALMRRALGEHVFNRYVDAKQIEWNRYRCQIHPWELEEYLTKF